The following proteins come from a genomic window of Paenibacillus spongiae:
- a CDS encoding VanW family protein yields the protein MKWLLLAVAIGLFPQGEVGVVDRLSIVHKGHPVGSLNRVEYEIPASSLVDLDKFDSYLNELDKRIIQAPRNAVIGDHGGIIPEQTGYKLNKRIFTDRFYAFYYGKGSSFIDAPLTAVYPRVDSELLADIRVKPIGQYVTYYNSRNKNRSHNISLAAKAINNVVVFPGESFSFNQSVGERTKGRGYLEAPVIVRGELSEGIGGGICQVSSTLYNATDRAGLQVVRRYSHSRNVPYVLPGRDATVSWGGPDYSFQNQYNQPVLIRASAGSGMMFVGIYSSDVIEYKPREVPGMSDQLPEEISIEANQNQLTEQ from the coding sequence ATGAAATGGCTGCTGTTAGCTGTTGCAATTGGATTATTTCCGCAGGGTGAGGTTGGCGTTGTCGACCGGCTGTCGATCGTACACAAGGGTCATCCGGTCGGCAGCCTCAATCGGGTGGAATATGAAATTCCAGCGTCATCGCTGGTTGATCTGGACAAATTCGATTCCTATCTGAATGAGCTCGATAAACGAATCATTCAAGCTCCCCGGAATGCCGTCATTGGCGATCATGGAGGTATCATTCCGGAACAGACGGGGTATAAGCTAAATAAGCGAATATTTACCGACAGGTTCTATGCCTTCTATTACGGCAAAGGATCTTCCTTCATCGATGCGCCGTTGACCGCGGTGTATCCCCGTGTAGACAGCGAGCTGCTTGCGGACATCAGAGTGAAGCCAATCGGCCAGTACGTCACTTATTATAACTCCCGGAACAAGAACAGATCCCATAATATCTCTCTTGCGGCGAAGGCGATAAATAATGTCGTCGTATTCCCGGGTGAAAGCTTCTCCTTCAACCAGAGCGTAGGCGAGCGCACGAAGGGAAGAGGGTATCTGGAGGCCCCGGTCATCGTAAGAGGCGAGCTGTCGGAAGGGATCGGCGGCGGAATCTGCCAAGTATCCTCGACGCTGTACAATGCCACAGACCGTGCGGGCCTTCAGGTTGTGCGCCGCTATTCGCACAGCAGGAACGTTCCTTACGTGCTGCCGGGCCGCGATGCAACGGTAAGCTGGGGCGGACCGGATTATTCCTTTCAGAATCAATATAACCAACCGGTTCTCATTCGCGCATCGGCAGGCAGCGGAATGATGTTCGTCGGCATCTACTCCTCCGATGTGATCGAATACAAGCCGCGGGAAGTGCCGGGGATGTCCGATCAGCTTCCGGAAGAGATTTCGATTGAAGCGAATCAGAATCAGCTGACCGAGCAGTAG
- a CDS encoding BMP family lipoprotein, with protein sequence MKKWTTLALALVLVVSLIAGCGAKNNNEAGNKGTTNNTGSANADKGTDQPKKRVALVTPEKIGVNQFFTQMVEGLDKAGAEFNIETKVIESNDPSQVEQNLRAAVAEKYDLIITAAYTAADALLKVANENPDQAFAIIDTVVDAKNVRSIEFREYEAAYLLGAAAGLATKTGTVGAVVAVDAPILSKYTAGYEQGLKSVKPDAKLLLNYVGGFTDPAKAKELALLQFSKGADFIAGMAAVGDSGVFEAAKEKGFYTAGQDTDRTGEDPEHVVLSQLKETDTVAYETVKDFAEGKFTYGAVSYGLKENGVGVTFVTAESKSALSPFIGQENVDKLKKIRDDIVAGTVVVTNPLAP encoded by the coding sequence GTGAAAAAGTGGACAACCCTGGCTCTTGCGTTAGTGCTTGTGGTTTCTCTTATTGCCGGTTGCGGCGCTAAGAACAATAACGAAGCCGGGAATAAGGGGACGACGAACAATACCGGATCTGCGAATGCGGACAAAGGGACTGATCAACCGAAGAAGCGTGTGGCATTGGTAACGCCCGAGAAGATCGGTGTCAATCAGTTCTTTACGCAAATGGTTGAAGGACTCGACAAAGCAGGAGCGGAGTTCAATATCGAGACGAAAGTCATTGAGTCCAATGACCCATCGCAGGTCGAGCAGAACCTTCGCGCCGCCGTGGCGGAGAAGTATGATCTGATCATTACCGCGGCCTATACGGCTGCAGACGCTCTTCTAAAAGTAGCAAACGAAAACCCGGATCAAGCTTTTGCCATCATCGATACCGTCGTTGACGCCAAGAACGTACGAAGCATCGAGTTCCGGGAGTATGAAGCGGCGTACCTGCTTGGCGCAGCAGCAGGCCTGGCTACGAAGACGGGAACTGTCGGCGCTGTCGTTGCTGTCGATGCTCCGATTCTGAGCAAGTATACCGCTGGATATGAGCAAGGTCTGAAGTCCGTTAAACCGGATGCGAAGCTGTTGCTCAATTATGTGGGCGGCTTCACGGATCCGGCTAAAGCGAAGGAGCTTGCGCTGCTTCAATTCTCGAAAGGCGCCGACTTCATCGCAGGTATGGCGGCCGTAGGCGACTCCGGCGTATTCGAGGCAGCCAAGGAGAAGGGCTTCTATACAGCCGGACAAGATACGGACCGCACGGGTGAAGATCCGGAGCACGTGGTCCTTTCCCAGTTGAAAGAAACCGACACCGTAGCCTATGAAACGGTCAAAGACTTTGCCGAAGGCAAGTTCACTTATGGAGCGGTTAGCTACGGTCTGAAGGAGAATGGTGTAGGCGTTACATTCGTAACTGCAGAATCCAAATCGGCCTTGAGCCCGTTCATCGGCCAAGAGAACGTGGACAAGCTGAAGAAAATTCGCGACGATATCGTTGCAGGTACGGTTGTAGTGACTAATCCATTGGCACCCTAA